Genomic segment of Candidatus Poribacteria bacterium:
GACGTGCTACGACCGATTCGCATGGTGTTTTGTTCTCGCGTGCTCGTTGGTCGCCGCGACGCGGGGACAGGAACCCCGCACCCTCGCCGTCGAGGAAGCGCCTAAGGCGACCCCCTCCGTTCTCGGAACGGTGACGCCGGGCAAGCGGTGGGCGCTGCTCGTTGGCGTCTCGGAGTACCCTCAAACGTCGGAGTCGTTCGAGATTCCGCCGTTGAAGGCGGCGACGAAAGACGTCGAAGCCCTCGCGACGTTCCTAAGCGATCCCGCGAAAGGAGGATTCGCCCAGGCGAACATCACTGTTCTGACCGACGAGAAGGCGAAGCAGCGCGACATCCTCATCACCTTCAACGAGCTTGCGAAACGAGCGGCGCCCGATGATCTCGTCCTGTTCTACTTCAGCGGGCACGGATACAAACCCCTCGGCGAGACGGAGACGACCTACCTCGTCCCCTACGACGTCGACATGCGCGACCTCGACGCGTCGGCGGTCAACTACGATGACCTTTCAAGACGAGTCGCGCAGATGGAAGCCCGCAAAGTCGTCGTGATTCTCGACGCATGCCACGCCGGAGGCGTCAAGCCGAAGGGCGCCCGCGCCGCCGGAACGACGGGTCTCGTTCAACGCTACCTCGACGCATTCCAGAAGTCCGAAGGACGCGCTCTTCTCCTCTCCTCGGATGAATCCGAAGTCTCGTGGGAGGAGGACACGGGAGGCGTCTTCACCGCGTTCCTGCTCAAAGGACTCAACGGCGACGCCGACGTGAACCGCGACGGGCTCGTGACGTTCACGGAAGCCTCCCTTTACGTCGAGAAGGGCGTGCCGGAATACACGCGGAGCCGCTTCCCGAAGGTGCAGAAGCCGACGCGACGCTACGAATCGGGCCCCGTCCGGGGCGACATCCCGCTTGCCGTCACGCCCGCATTCGAGGCGCGCACGCGGGAGGCTCGCGAACTCCGCGACGCCCGTCTTGCCGCAGTCTCCGCCGCGAACCTCCCCGCCGACCTGCGCGACCTCTGCGTCCGAACCGCCGAAGCGGCGTTGGAGCGGGGCATCCTCGCCGGCGTCCTGACGCCGCACGAGGAGCGCGTCATCGCCGAAGTGGACGGGCTTCGGCTCAAAGCGCGTTCCGTCTCCGAAGTCGTCGAACGGCTGCAGGCTCTCCTCCATCCCGAAGCGACGCCCCCGCCGAAGCCGTCGGAGCCCCTTGCACCGCCCGACGCGATGGGGTTCGTCGTGAGCGTTCAACCGGAGGACGCGGACGTGACCGTCACGGCGAGCGGCGGTCGCGGCTTCGCGCCGGAAAGCCGCCTCGAACGAACGCGCCGTTTCCGACTGACGCCGGGCCGCTATACGGTCGCCGTCTCGCGCAAGGGATACAGGGCGCAACGGAGCGATGTCGATGTGACTGCGGAGGGCCAATCGGTCGACGTCGCTCTGGAACTCGCCTTCGGGACACTCGCGTTGAGCGTCGCGCCGAACGACGCCGCGATTTCGCTCGCCGCGAAGACGTTGGAAGTCGGCTCCCTTCCCGACGAGGCGGACTCCGAACAACAGGCGGCGATCGCCCGTCTCCGACTCCGCCAGACGAACGAAGCGCCGCTCGCGACGGGAACCTACACGCTCACCGCGTCGAAGAAGGGACACAAGACGCAGGAGCGGGAGTTCACGATAACGGACGGCAGGACGACGACCGTCTCGCTCTCCCTGCCGCGCGAAGGTCAAAGCGCCGCGCCCGACGACCGCGACGCGCGCGACGACGCGCCGTCGCCGCTCCGCGAACCCACGTGGGTGAACGCCGTCGGTGAAGCCTATCTCCAATATAAGACGGCGGAGGAAGCCCAGCAGATCGCCCTTCGGAACGCCTACAAGAACGCCGTCGAACTCGCCGTCGGGATTCGCGTGGATGTCACCGAGACGCGGATTGTCGCCGATTCGGACGCCGAGTTCCGCAAGGCGTTCACGCAGTTGAGCCGCTCGGACGCGCGCGGCGTCGTCGTCAAGACGGAGACGCCCCGATGGAGCGTCGTCCAGACGCCCAGCGACGGCGGCGCGCCGATTCTCGGCTA
This window contains:
- a CDS encoding DUF4384 domain-containing protein, encoding MTRTCYDRFAWCFVLACSLVAATRGQEPRTLAVEEAPKATPSVLGTVTPGKRWALLVGVSEYPQTSESFEIPPLKAATKDVEALATFLSDPAKGGFAQANITVLTDEKAKQRDILITFNELAKRAAPDDLVLFYFSGHGYKPLGETETTYLVPYDVDMRDLDASAVNYDDLSRRVAQMEARKVVVILDACHAGGVKPKGARAAGTTGLVQRYLDAFQKSEGRALLLSSDESEVSWEEDTGGVFTAFLLKGLNGDADVNRDGLVTFTEASLYVEKGVPEYTRSRFPKVQKPTRRYESGPVRGDIPLAVTPAFEARTREARELRDARLAAVSAANLPADLRDLCVRTAEAALERGILAGVLTPHEERVIAEVDGLRLKARSVSEVVERLQALLHPEATPPPKPSEPLAPPDAMGFVVSVQPEDADVTVTASGGRGFAPESRLERTRRFRLTPGRYTVAVSRKGYRAQRSDVDVTAEGQSVDVALELAFGTLALSVAPNDAAISLAAKTLEVGSLPDEADSEQQAAIARLRLRQTNEAPLATGTYTLTASKKGHKTQEREFTITDGRTTTVSLSLPREGQSAAPDDRDARDDAPSPLREPTWVNAVGEAYLQYKTAEEAQQIALRNAYKNAVELAVGIRVDVTETRIVADSDAEFRKAFTQLSRSDARGVVVKTETPRWSVVQTPSDGGAPILGYRVEARCLVAPDRGSSDETFRVVASLNRETFRENDECVLSVTATRNAFLTLFNVTSDGRVYLLIPTDVLAEAALSANQTTEIPSKIEREQGIHLRMRLAPERNTATESFFLVATKTRWNPPRTAPDSTLPLLDMNQWLASIPRDQRTEDVVAYDIRKETAQ